The genome window CGCCGTTTCGCGTTTCAGCGACGAAGAGATCCGGATACACATCAACGAGGACATCCGCGGGACCGACGTGTTCGTGGTCCAGTCGACCAATTCGCCGGCGGAGAACCTCCTCGAGTTGCTGTTGCTCCTGGACGCGGCAAAACGGGCTTCGGCGCGCAGGGCCACCGCGGTGATCCCTTATTACGGCTATGCCCGCCAGGACCGCAAGGCGGGCCCCCGGGTGCCCATTTCAGCCAAGGTCGTCGCGAACCTGATCGCCGCGGCCGGGGCGGACCGCGTACTGACGATGGACCTGCACGCGCCCCAGATCCAGGGATTCTTCGACATCCCCCTGGACCATCTGTATTCCGCGCCCGTGTTCACGCGCCGGCTCAGGGAACTCGGGACGTCGGAAGATCTGGTGATCGCTTCCCCGGACGCGGGGGGCATGGCCATGGCCCGGTCCTACGGCCGGCGGCTGAACTGCCCGCTGGCCCTGGTGGACAAGCGGCGGCCGAGGCCCAACGTGTCCGAGGTCGTCAACGTGATCGGCGAGGTGGAAGGCAAGAACGTGATCATCCGCGACGACATGATCGACACCGGGGGGAGCCTGACCGGAGCGGCGGAGGCCTTGAAAAAGAACGGCGCCGAGACGATTTACGCGGCGTGCACCCACGCGTTGCTTTCCGGGGACGCCGTGCAGAAGGTGGAGGATTCCGTGCTGGACTGCCTGATCGTCTCGGACACGATACGCCTGAGCGAGGACAGGCAGAGCGACAAACTGGAACAGCTTTCTGTCGCCTCCCTGTTCGGCGAGGCGATCAAGCGTATACACGAAGAGAAATCCGTCAGTTCGCTCTTCGAATCGTCGGATCAGACCTGAAACGGATCATCGGGCATTATTCCAACACGCGGGAACGGAACGAAACCGGCGCCGGACAGCCACTGAACACCGGGAATCGCACAGGAGAAGGTAATGAATCAAGTATCATTAAAGGCCCGTCAACGGACGGATACCGGAAAGCAGGTCGCCAAGACGCTTCGGCGCGACGGCAGTCTGCCCGCCGTGGTCTACGGCAGCGGAGAAGCTTCGACGCCGCTGGTCCTCGACTACCGCGAGTTCGAGGGATTCCTGAGGAAAACCAGGGGTGAAAGCGTCGTCATCAACCTGGAAATCGAGGGCATGGAGGACAAGAAGGCCCTCTTGCGGGATATACAGCGGGACTACCTCAGAAACCAGTTGCTGCACGCCGATTTCCAGCAGATCAGGATGAGCGACCGGATCACCACGGAGGTTTCGCTCGTGATGATCGGCGAACCGGTCGGCGTGACGCGGGACGGCGGGGTACTGGATCAGTCCCTGCGGGTGATCGAAATCAGTTGCGTCGCTTCCGAGATTCCCGAACACCTGGAAGTGGACATCGCCAACCTGAGCATGGGCGAAACGATCCACGTCAGCGATCTTTCCTTCGAAAATGTCGAAATCGAGACCGATGGAGAGGTCGCCGTGGTGTCCGTGCTCACGCCGATGGCCGAGGAGCCGGAGGAAGAGGAAGTCGACTTGGAGCAGGAGGAGCCGGAAATCATCGGCCAGGCCCGGGAAGACGGCGAGGAAGAGGACGGGAGCGAAGACGGGGCCGAAGACTAAGGCAGCCTGGATATGTGTCTGCATGCCGATGCCGGTCCCTTGCCGCCTGAAGAGCGGCCTGAAGGTTCATCCATGCATGCCTTCATCGGGCTCGGCAACCCGGGCGTGCGGTACGCGGGCACACGCCACAACACCGGTTTCGACGTGATCGACACCTGGCTGCGGCGTCTCGACCTCGAGCTTGCCCCGGCAGGCGAAGGGTTCCACGGCGCCGTCGCAACGGTCTCCGGCCTGCCCGTGGCACTGGTAAAGCCGGTGACCTTCATGAACCGCAGCGGTTACGCGGTCCGGGAGGCGGTGGGACATTACGAACTCGACGTCGATCGCGTCGTGGTCGTCTGCGATGACGTCAACCTGCCCTTCGGTACGCTGCGTCTCAGGGCGAAGGGCAGTCATGGCGGCCACCGGGGACTGGAATCCATCATCGACGCGCTGGGAACGGAGGGATTCGCCCGTCAGCGCATCGGAGTCGACCTCCCCCGGGACGCGGATACGCTCGTCGATTACGTGCTGGAGGAGTTCACCGAAGAAGAGACAACGGATCTGCCTATCGTCCTCGACCGGGCCTGCGACCAGCTGGAGTTGTTCGTAAGCGACGGCTGCGATGAGGCCGCGAGCAGGTATAACGGTCCGTCGTTCACGGAATGAAGGCAGTCCGGCCGAAAGTATCCGTATACAACCAGGAGGAATGCACGTGCGGTCCTATGAAACAGTAGTGATTCTCAATTCCAAGCTCGAAGAAGCGCCGCTCGAAGAGGAGATCTCCGCTATCGAGGGGCTCATTACGTCGAACCAGGGGGAGGTCGTCGACACGGAACGCTGGGGAAGCCGTAAACTCAGCTACGAGATCAACGATGCCCACCAGGGATTCTACACGTTGATCCGTTTCGACGGCGAACCGGACCTGGTCGACGTGCTGGACCGGTCGTTCAAGTTGAACGAACGCGTACTCCGCCACATGACGAAACGGGTCAAGAAGCATCCGGCCCACGTATACGAAAAGGCGGAACAGGCCGAAAAGGACACAGGAGCGGAAGCATGAATCAATCGAGAATGACCAGGGGGAGAAAGCAGAAGCGCATACCGGGCCGTATCAAGAACATCGACTACAAGGACCCGAAGCAGCTCCGGCGTTTCGTCACCGAACGGGGCAAGATCGTGCCCAGCCGCATCTCCGGGGCCAGCGCGTTATGCCAGCGGCGCCTGGCAAAGGCCGTCAAGCGGGCCCGCCATGTCGGCCTGCTGCCCTTCATCGAAGAAACCTACAAGTAGCCGAGGAGTCGGACGTGAAGCTCATATTGACCGAATCTGTGCAGAACCTCGGAAACATCGGTGAAATCGTCGACGTTTCCAACGGGTACGGCAGAAACTACCTGATGCTGACGAAAAAGGCCGTTCCGGCGACGCCCGGAAACCTGAAAATGCTTCAGGGCAAATTGAAGCAGCAACTGGCTCTGGAAGCCAAGACGATGGAACAGGCGTCCGAGCTCGCCAAGCTGCTTGAGGAAGTCTCCCTGACCGCCGTCGTGCAGGTCGGGGAAGAAGACCGCATGTTCGGCTCCGTCACCCAGCAGCATATCGCCGACCTGCTGAAGGAAAAAGGCTACGACATCGACCGGCGCAAGATCCACCTCGACGAGCCCATCAAGGCGCTGGGCATATACACCGTTCCCATTGCGCTGCATGCCCGGGTCGAGGCCGCCGTGAAGCTCTGGGTGGTCAAGGAATAGGGACGGACAGCACCCTGGATAGGCCTTGACGCGAAAGGCTTGACGCCAGCCGCCGGAATTCGTATATTGGACGCCCGTGGAGGTGGATGACGAATGGCGAAAAGAACGCAGTCGGAGCCCGGTTCATCCCGGTCGTCAGGACGGCGTCGCGCTACGGGAACCCAGACCCATGTTCCGCCGTTCAGGGGTTCCCATTATCGCCTCCTCGGTTTGGCACTCGGCGCAATCCTGCTGGGTTTTATCGCGCTGGCGTACGAATCGATCACACTGGCGCCGTTGTTGATGGTTTCCGGTTACTGTGTGGGCATACCCCTGGTGCTGACCTGGAGAGGCAGGACCGCAAGAACGGGTTCGGCCAACAGCCGGGAATCACGTCAACTGTAGTGTGGACATACGTACGGGCGATTAGCTCAGTTGGTTCAGAGCGCATGCCTTACAAGCATGAGGTCACTGGTTCGAATCCAGTATCGCCCATGCAGTATATCGGGGGCGTAGTTCAATCTGGTTAGAGCACTGCCCTGTCACGGCAGAAGTTGCGGGTTCGAGTCCCGTCGTCCCCGTTCTAAATTGACCGATAGCCCGCCTGACGCGCATGGTTCCGGCGGGCTATCTTGATTGTGCCGGAGTGGTGGAATTGGTAGACGCGAGGGACTCAAAATCCCTTGACCGCAAGGTCGTGTCGGTTCGAGTCCGACCTCCGGCATCCTCCCAAAAAAAGAAAGCAGGTTGAAACGATGTTCGATCCCGTCCAGGTAACCAGGGAACTGATCGCATTCAATTCGATCAGCGCCAACAGCAACGCCGCCGTTTCCGATTACCTTCAGGACCAACTCGACCGGTCGGGTTTCGAGGTCGAGCGCATCACGTACCAGGACGACAACGGCGTGGAGAAGGTCAACCTCGTCGGCCGCAAGGGCGAGGGGAAGGGCGGACTCGCGCTGCTGGGGCATTCGGATACCGTCCCGGTGGACGGTTGGGAAACGGACCCTTTTGCGGCGGAGATCCGGGATAACCGGATTTATGGCCGCGGAAGCTGCGACATGAAGGGCGCCCTGTCCACCATGCTGGCGGCGGGGGCGGCCTTTGATGCGTCGGAACTCTCCGCCCCGATCTATCTCGTGTTCACCGCCGACGAGGAAGTCGGGTGCTGGGGCGCGGCCGAAGTCAGCGAACGATCCGAACTCCTGGCCGGCAGCGGGCTGCGCTACGGGATCATCTGTGAGCCGACACGCATGGAGGTCGTACGGGCACACAAGGGCGCGGTTTTCATGCGGGCCAAGACGAAGGGCCGGGCGGCCCACAGCAGCACCGGCAGAGGCGTCAACGCCCATCATGCCATGATCCCCTTTCTCGTGGAGATGAAGGCCATCCATGACGAACTTCGATCGGATCCCAGGCATCTGAACGACGAGTTCGATCCGCCTTTCTCCGACTGGAACATCGGGGTCAACGACGGCGGCGTCGCCCTGAACATGACGGCGCCCAGCAGCGTATGCACGGTCTACTACCGGCCGATGCCCGGGCAGGACCAGGAAGCCCTCCTGGACCGCACTCGAAAAGCGGCCGAACGGAACGGCGTGGAATTGACGATCCAGAAGATCGGGGACCCCTTCAGCACGCCAGCGGACTCGGAGCTGGTCCGGACCGCGCTGCGGATCACCGGAACGGACAAGGCCCACACGGTTCCATACGGTACCGACGGACTGGTCTTCGGCAGGAAGATGGAACTGATCCTGCTCGGTCCCGGGGACATCCGCCAGGCCCACACGGTGGACGAATGGATGGACCTGGACCAGTTCGACCTGGCGATCGACGCGTACAAGGCGATGATCCGCGCGTTTTGTGTGTGATGGGAGGACACCAATTTGCAGATCGGCCTCGTCGGGCTGCCCGGTTCCGGGAAGACCACGTTGTTCAACGCGCTGGTCAGGGCCAATGCGGAGACCGGCGGTTACGCGGGGCAGAACACGGCAAACCGGGGGACGATCCGGGTCCCAGACCCGCGTTTGGAACGCCTCTCTAACCTGTTCAATCCACGCAAGACCACTTTCGCCACCGTTGAATACCTCGATATAGGCGGCATTACGGCCGGATCGGGACGGCAGGAGGAACAGCAAGGCGCCGGAGGACTCGCCGACCTGCGGACCATGGACGTGCTCGTGCACGTTCTGCGCTGTTTTCCGGACCTGGCCGGTACCTCCGGTACACCGGGCAAGGATTTCGAGACGGTGGAACTGGAGCTCGCCATCGCCGATCTCGAGGTCATCGAACGCCGGCTGACCCGCCTTTCCAAGGAGGCCCGGTCCACGAAGCAACCCGACCTGGTGCGGGAATGGGAACTGCTCGAACAGTGCAGGGAGGAGATCGAGGGCGGCGGGGTCATCCGGAATCTCGAGTTTTCGCCTGAGGACGAGAAGAGATTGCGCGGCTACCGGTTCCTCTCGCAGAAGCCGGTGCTTCTCGTGCTGAATATCCCCGAGGAAGAAATCGGCTCGGAAGCGGGCAGACTGGAAGAGTTGGGGAAATTCGCAGAAGAGCTGGATACGCTGGCGCTTTGTGCGAAGGTCGAAATGGAAATCGCCCAGCTCGACGATGAGGACGCCCGCGGCTTCCTGGACGAACTGGACATCGAGGAATCGGCCCTGAGCCGCATGATCGCCGCCTCGTACCGGTTGCTTAACCTGATCTCCTTCTTTACCGTGGGCCAAAACGAGGTGAAGGCCTGGACCGTCACACGGGGCGTTACGGCGCCCGTGGCGGCCGGGACGGTGCACTCCGACATGGAACGGGGATTCATCCGGGCCGAGACGCTGGACTGGCAGGCGATGCTCGATCTCGGCGGATGGCAGGCCGCGAAAGAGCAAGGCGCGTTGCGCGTGGAAGGCAAGCAATACGTCGTCATGGACGGAGACGTGATCAACGTGCGCTTCAGCGTCTGACCGCGCCATCCTGGTCTGACAGCGCGGACCTAAGCGCCGTCCAAGTTTTTCAAAGCTGTCCGAAAGGTTTACGATTTCACTTGTCAATCCGTACGCAAGGTCGATATCATAGATAACCCGACCGGCCCGGGACGACCGGGGCTTTAGTCCA of Gemmatimonadota bacterium contains these proteins:
- the pth gene encoding aminoacyl-tRNA hydrolase, producing the protein MHAFIGLGNPGVRYAGTRHNTGFDVIDTWLRRLDLELAPAGEGFHGAVATVSGLPVALVKPVTFMNRSGYAVREAVGHYELDVDRVVVVCDDVNLPFGTLRLRAKGSHGGHRGLESIIDALGTEGFARQRIGVDLPRDADTLVDYVLEEFTEEETTDLPIVLDRACDQLELFVSDGCDEAASRYNGPSFTE
- the ychF gene encoding redox-regulated ATPase YchF encodes the protein MQIGLVGLPGSGKTTLFNALVRANAETGGYAGQNTANRGTIRVPDPRLERLSNLFNPRKTTFATVEYLDIGGITAGSGRQEEQQGAGGLADLRTMDVLVHVLRCFPDLAGTSGTPGKDFETVELELAIADLEVIERRLTRLSKEARSTKQPDLVREWELLEQCREEIEGGGVIRNLEFSPEDEKRLRGYRFLSQKPVLLVLNIPEEEIGSEAGRLEELGKFAEELDTLALCAKVEMEIAQLDDEDARGFLDELDIEESALSRMIAASYRLLNLISFFTVGQNEVKAWTVTRGVTAPVAAGTVHSDMERGFIRAETLDWQAMLDLGGWQAAKEQGALRVEGKQYVVMDGDVINVRFSV
- the rplI gene encoding 50S ribosomal protein L9; this translates as MKLILTESVQNLGNIGEIVDVSNGYGRNYLMLTKKAVPATPGNLKMLQGKLKQQLALEAKTMEQASELAKLLEEVSLTAVVQVGEEDRMFGSVTQQHIADLLKEKGYDIDRRKIHLDEPIKALGIYTVPIALHARVEAAVKLWVVKE
- the rpsF gene encoding 30S ribosomal protein S6 → MRSYETVVILNSKLEEAPLEEEISAIEGLITSNQGEVVDTERWGSRKLSYEINDAHQGFYTLIRFDGEPDLVDVLDRSFKLNERVLRHMTKRVKKHPAHVYEKAEQAEKDTGAEA
- a CDS encoding 50S ribosomal protein L25, with product MNQVSLKARQRTDTGKQVAKTLRRDGSLPAVVYGSGEASTPLVLDYREFEGFLRKTRGESVVINLEIEGMEDKKALLRDIQRDYLRNQLLHADFQQIRMSDRITTEVSLVMIGEPVGVTRDGGVLDQSLRVIEISCVASEIPEHLEVDIANLSMGETIHVSDLSFENVEIETDGEVAVVSVLTPMAEEPEEEEVDLEQEEPEIIGQAREDGEEEDGSEDGAED
- the rpsR gene encoding 30S ribosomal protein S18, translating into MTRGRKQKRIPGRIKNIDYKDPKQLRRFVTERGKIVPSRISGASALCQRRLAKAVKRARHVGLLPFIEETYK
- a CDS encoding M20 family metallopeptidase codes for the protein MFDPVQVTRELIAFNSISANSNAAVSDYLQDQLDRSGFEVERITYQDDNGVEKVNLVGRKGEGKGGLALLGHSDTVPVDGWETDPFAAEIRDNRIYGRGSCDMKGALSTMLAAGAAFDASELSAPIYLVFTADEEVGCWGAAEVSERSELLAGSGLRYGIICEPTRMEVVRAHKGAVFMRAKTKGRAAHSSTGRGVNAHHAMIPFLVEMKAIHDELRSDPRHLNDEFDPPFSDWNIGVNDGGVALNMTAPSSVCTVYYRPMPGQDQEALLDRTRKAAERNGVELTIQKIGDPFSTPADSELVRTALRITGTDKAHTVPYGTDGLVFGRKMELILLGPGDIRQAHTVDEWMDLDQFDLAIDAYKAMIRAFCV
- a CDS encoding ribose-phosphate pyrophosphokinase yields the protein MAVGLKILSGNSNAPLAQDICEYLGVSLGKAAVSRFSDEEIRIHINEDIRGTDVFVVQSTNSPAENLLELLLLLDAAKRASARRATAVIPYYGYARQDRKAGPRVPISAKVVANLIAAAGADRVLTMDLHAPQIQGFFDIPLDHLYSAPVFTRRLRELGTSEDLVIASPDAGGMAMARSYGRRLNCPLALVDKRRPRPNVSEVVNVIGEVEGKNVIIRDDMIDTGGSLTGAAEALKKNGAETIYAACTHALLSGDAVQKVEDSVLDCLIVSDTIRLSEDRQSDKLEQLSVASLFGEAIKRIHEEKSVSSLFESSDQT